One genomic window of Acidovorax radicis includes the following:
- a CDS encoding flavin-dependent oxidoreductase has product MSGAPTSHTPSPRPVLIAGGGIGGMATALTLHQIGVPCIVFESVPELQPLGVGINLQPNAVRELHDLGFGNDVLDTIGLQAREWALVGRNGNEVYAEPRGLEAGYHWPQYSVHRGQLQMMLFNAVKERLGDGAVQLGQRVVGYRQDAEGVTAVIETRNGERREVAGSLLIAADGLHSAVRAQMHPTQPPIQWGGAIMWRGTAPGVPVRTGASFVGVGSLRHRVVFYPITPPDPATGLATINWIAEITVDNQGGWQQGDWNRRVALEEFIHHFEGWNYSWLDVPAMLRGAKDVFEYPMIDRDPVPTWVDGRVALLGDAAHVMYPVGSNGASQAIVDARVLGAQLVAHGVGPQALSAYDDKLCKDISALVLRNRGSGPFGLLGLVDERCGGVFDHIDDVLPREEREGFMARYKAAAGFAIETLNAAPPTIAPGQRAAAG; this is encoded by the coding sequence ATGTCTGGCGCACCTACTTCACACACCCCTTCGCCCCGCCCCGTGCTGATCGCCGGCGGCGGCATCGGTGGCATGGCCACTGCCCTGACCCTGCACCAGATCGGCGTGCCCTGCATCGTCTTTGAATCGGTGCCCGAGCTGCAGCCGCTGGGCGTGGGCATCAACCTTCAGCCCAACGCCGTGCGGGAGCTGCACGACCTGGGGTTTGGCAACGACGTGCTGGACACCATTGGCCTGCAGGCGCGCGAATGGGCGCTGGTGGGACGCAACGGCAACGAGGTGTACGCCGAGCCGCGTGGCCTGGAGGCGGGCTACCACTGGCCGCAGTATTCGGTGCACCGGGGCCAGCTGCAGATGATGCTGTTCAACGCCGTCAAAGAGCGCCTGGGCGACGGCGCCGTGCAACTGGGGCAACGCGTGGTGGGCTACCGGCAGGATGCGGAGGGCGTGACGGCAGTCATCGAAACCCGCAACGGTGAGCGCCGGGAGGTGGCGGGCTCGCTGCTGATTGCCGCCGATGGCCTGCACTCGGCCGTGCGGGCACAGATGCATCCCACGCAGCCGCCCATCCAGTGGGGCGGCGCCATCATGTGGCGGGGCACCGCGCCGGGAGTGCCGGTGCGAACGGGTGCTTCGTTTGTGGGCGTGGGCTCGCTGCGCCATCGCGTGGTGTTCTACCCCATCACGCCGCCTGACCCGGCCACGGGCCTGGCCACCATCAACTGGATTGCCGAGATCACGGTGGACAACCAGGGCGGCTGGCAGCAAGGCGACTGGAACCGGCGCGTGGCGCTGGAGGAGTTCATTCACCACTTTGAAGGCTGGAACTACAGCTGGCTGGACGTACCCGCCATGCTGCGCGGCGCCAAGGATGTGTTTGAGTACCCCATGATTGACCGCGACCCTGTGCCCACCTGGGTGGACGGCCGCGTGGCGCTGCTGGGCGATGCGGCGCATGTGATGTACCCCGTGGGCTCCAATGGGGCCAGCCAGGCCATCGTGGACGCGCGCGTGCTGGGGGCGCAGCTCGTTGCGCATGGCGTGGGCCCGCAGGCGCTGAGCGCCTACGACGACAAGTTGTGCAAAGACATCTCGGCGCTGGTGCTGCGCAACCGGGGCTCCGGCCCGTTCGGTCTGCTGGGGCTGGTGGACGAGCGCTGTGGCGGTGTGTTCGACCACATCGACGACGTGCTGCCGCGCGAAGAGCGCGAGGGCTTCATGGCGCGCTACAAGGCGGCGGCGGGGTTTGCGATCGAGACGCTGAACGCGGCGCCACCCACCATCGCGCCAGGGCAACGCGCGGCCGCAGGCTGA
- a CDS encoding ATP-dependent Clp protease proteolytic subunit, with the protein MDTPDTTTPASAPTQGAEPRTSYLEEKAFKARTLLVFGTITDTLAADVARRLIALDAESAEPIDMLVSSPGGHLESGDTIHDLVRFITAPVNMIGTGWVGSAATHLYLAAPRERRFCLPNTRFLIHQPSGGAGGPASDIAIQAREMVKARERIAATIARQTGKPLEMVLADIERDRWLSAEEAVDYGLVSRIIEHKAALKG; encoded by the coding sequence ATGGACACGCCAGATACCACCACACCCGCTTCAGCCCCTACCCAAGGCGCCGAACCGCGCACGTCTTACCTGGAAGAAAAAGCCTTCAAGGCCCGCACCCTGCTGGTCTTTGGCACCATCACCGACACCCTGGCCGCCGATGTGGCGCGGCGGCTGATTGCGCTGGATGCCGAGAGTGCCGAGCCCATCGACATGCTGGTGAGCTCGCCCGGCGGGCATCTGGAGTCGGGCGACACGATCCACGACCTGGTGCGCTTCATCACTGCGCCGGTGAACATGATTGGCACCGGCTGGGTGGGCAGCGCGGCCACGCACCTCTACCTGGCCGCGCCGCGCGAGCGGCGGTTCTGCCTGCCCAACACGCGCTTTCTGATCCACCAGCCCAGCGGTGGCGCCGGCGGCCCGGCCAGCGACATCGCCATCCAGGCGCGCGAGATGGTGAAAGCGCGTGAGCGGATTGCAGCCACCATCGCCAGGCAGACCGGCAAGCCGCTGGAGATGGTGCTGGCAGACATCGAGCGCGACCGCTGGCTGTCGGCCGAAGAGGCGGTGGACTACGGCCTGGTCTCACGCATCATCGAGCACAAGGCGGCATTGAAGGGGTGA
- a CDS encoding Gfo/Idh/MocA family oxidoreductase, whose translation MTIKVALAGAGAFGIKHLDGIKNIDGVEVVSLISRDLAKTQEVADKYGIKHVTTDLKDSLAIKEVDAVILCTPTQMHASQTIACLEAGKHVQVEIPLCDVLADGEKVIALQMQTGLVAMCGHTRRFNPSHQYVHKKITAGEFNIQQMDVQTYFFRRTNMNALGQARSWTDHLLWHHAAHTVDLFAYQAGSPIVKANAIQGPIHPTLGIAMDMSIQLKAANGAICTLSLSFNNDGPLGTFFRYIGDTATYIARYDDLVNGKEEKIDVSKVDVSMNGIELQDREFFAAIREGREPNASVAQVLPCYQVLHDLELQLNAG comes from the coding sequence ATGACCATCAAAGTCGCACTCGCCGGCGCTGGCGCCTTCGGCATCAAGCACCTGGACGGCATCAAGAACATCGACGGCGTTGAAGTCGTCTCCCTCATCAGCCGCGACCTGGCCAAGACCCAGGAAGTGGCCGACAAGTACGGCATCAAGCACGTCACCACCGATCTGAAGGACAGCCTGGCGATCAAGGAGGTGGACGCCGTGATCCTGTGCACGCCCACGCAGATGCACGCCAGCCAGACCATCGCCTGCCTGGAAGCGGGCAAGCATGTGCAGGTCGAGATCCCGCTGTGCGATGTGCTGGCCGATGGCGAGAAGGTCATCGCCCTGCAAATGCAGACGGGCCTGGTGGCCATGTGCGGCCACACCCGCCGCTTCAACCCCAGCCACCAGTACGTGCACAAGAAGATCACGGCGGGCGAGTTCAACATCCAGCAGATGGATGTGCAGACCTACTTCTTCCGCCGCACCAACATGAACGCGCTGGGCCAGGCCCGGAGCTGGACGGACCACCTGCTGTGGCACCACGCTGCCCACACGGTGGACCTGTTCGCCTACCAGGCCGGCAGCCCCATCGTGAAGGCCAACGCCATCCAGGGCCCTATCCACCCCACGCTGGGCATCGCGATGGACATGAGCATCCAGCTCAAAGCCGCCAACGGTGCCATCTGCACGCTGTCGCTCTCGTTCAACAACGACGGCCCGCTGGGCACCTTCTTCCGCTACATCGGCGACACGGCTACCTACATCGCGCGCTACGACGACCTGGTGAATGGCAAGGAAGAGAAGATCGACGTGAGCAAGGTCGATGTGAGCATGAACGGAATCGAGCTGCAGGACCGCGAGTTCTTCGCCGCCATCCGCGAAGGCCGCGAGCCCAACGCCAGCGTGGCACAGGTGCTGCCGTGCTACCAGGTGCTGCACGACCTGGAGCTGCAGCTCAACGCAGGCTGA
- a CDS encoding class III extradiol dioxygenase subunit beta — MAKITASVFTSHVPAIGAALDLGKTQEDYWKPLFAGYDFSKQWMKDNKPDVIFLVYNDHATAFSLEMIPTFAIGTAAQFQPADEGWGPRPVPVVQGRPDLAAHIAQSVIQQDFDLTIVNKMDVDHGLTVPLSLMCGQQDPKTGAWPCPVIPFAVNVVQYPVPSGRRCYNLGQAIRKAVESYDEDLNVHIWGTGGMSHQLQGPRAGLINKEFDNVFLDKLINDPEAAASIPHIDYVREAGSEGIELVMWLIARGAMADVAGGKPPKLAHRFYHVPASNTAVGHLILENT; from the coding sequence ATGGCCAAGATCACCGCCTCCGTGTTCACGTCGCACGTGCCTGCCATTGGCGCTGCGCTGGACCTGGGCAAGACGCAGGAAGACTACTGGAAGCCGCTGTTCGCGGGCTACGACTTCTCCAAGCAATGGATGAAGGACAACAAGCCCGACGTGATCTTCCTGGTCTACAACGACCACGCCACGGCTTTCAGCCTGGAGATGATTCCCACGTTCGCCATCGGCACGGCCGCGCAGTTCCAGCCCGCCGACGAGGGCTGGGGCCCCCGCCCGGTGCCCGTGGTGCAGGGCCGCCCAGACCTGGCCGCGCACATCGCGCAGTCGGTCATCCAGCAGGACTTTGACCTCACCATCGTCAACAAGATGGACGTGGACCACGGCCTCACCGTGCCGCTGTCTCTGATGTGCGGCCAGCAAGACCCGAAGACGGGCGCCTGGCCTTGCCCGGTGATCCCGTTCGCCGTCAACGTAGTGCAGTACCCGGTGCCCAGCGGCCGCCGCTGCTACAACCTGGGTCAGGCGATCCGCAAGGCCGTGGAAAGCTACGACGAAGACCTGAATGTGCACATCTGGGGCACGGGCGGCATGAGCCACCAGCTGCAGGGCCCGCGCGCAGGTCTCATCAACAAAGAGTTTGACAACGTCTTCCTCGACAAGCTCATCAACGACCCCGAGGCCGCCGCCAGTATCCCGCACATCGACTATGTGCGCGAAGCGGGCAGCGAAGGCATCGAACTCGTGATGTGGCTCATCGCCCGAGGCGCCATGGCCGATGTGGCCGGTGGCAAGCCACCCAAGCTGGCGCACCGCTTCTACCATGTGCCCGCGTCCAACACCGCCGTGGGCCACCTGATTCTTGAGAACACCTGA
- the ligA gene encoding protocatechuate 4,5-dioxygenase subunit alpha gives MPLDKPYLDVPGTTIFDAEQSRKGYWLNQFCMSLMKAGNRERFKANERAYLDEWAMTEEQKQAVLARDLNWCIRLGGNIYFLAKIGATDGKSFQQMAGSMTGMTEEEYRNMMINGGRSANGNRVIGEDGDAQAHRQPQGAAGKKGN, from the coding sequence ATGCCACTCGACAAACCCTACCTGGACGTGCCCGGCACGACCATCTTCGATGCGGAGCAAAGCCGCAAGGGCTACTGGCTCAACCAGTTCTGCATGAGCCTGATGAAGGCTGGCAACCGCGAGCGTTTCAAGGCCAACGAACGCGCCTACCTCGATGAATGGGCGATGACCGAAGAGCAGAAGCAGGCCGTGCTGGCACGCGACCTGAACTGGTGCATCCGCCTGGGCGGCAATATCTATTTTCTGGCCAAGATCGGCGCCACCGATGGCAAGAGCTTCCAGCAGATGGCGGGCAGCATGACCGGCATGACCGAAGAGGAATACCGCAACATGATGATCAACGGCGGCCGCTCGGCCAATGGCAACCGCGTGATCGGCGAAGACGGCGACGCACAGGCACACCGCCAGCCACAAGGCGCTGCCGGCAAGAAAGGAAACTGA